In Mammaliicoccus sp. Marseille-Q6498, the genomic stretch TATCGATGTTTTTATCATGTGATTACCTTCTTTGTTGATTATTTTTATAGTAAATATATTCTTCATATTTTGGTATGTCTTTCAAACGTTTACCTTCATAAATTTTTCTGAAACTTTCTAAATTTTTATTTTTCCATTTATGCCCTTCAAAATCTTCATAACTAATTATTATAGGCTTGAATGAATTTATATTTGTATCTTCACTTAATTCCAATCCTCTATTTTCTCCAAATGTTCCACCAGGAGGTATGTTTACTCCTTCACCATTTCCAAATCTATAGTAAGCTCCCCCACTGAAGTCTATTTTACCTTTGATTTTCACAGGTAAACCATTTGAATCCCAAGCTACATATCCAATACTAATATTTTTAATATCTTTATTACTTTTGTTCTTTACAACTGTTGAAAGTATATCTGGATATAAAGATTTCATATCTTCACTTTGAACTAAGTATTGACTATTTTGAATAATTAAGTCATTTTCTTTTAGTTTATTTTCAAGCTTTTCTGCAGAATACTTTTCATCTTTTACTTTTTGCTTTTTAGTCCCGTTTACTTTTGTGGTTGAATCTTTTTTCCCTTTTTCTTCTACATTAATATCACTACTACAACCATATAATAATACAACTGATAATAACGATATAATTAGCAATTTAAAAATGTTCATCAACTTCACCTCCCTTATTTATATATATTGATTATAATATGCAAGTTATTAAATGTGTACTTAATTTTCTTGCACTTAATTATTTTTGACTAAATTTTTAAATATTAAGTAAGTTTTGGTGTATTTTTTCGTATTATATATAAATTTTAAATTTAACATATCATAAAAAGTAAAATCTATTTTGTAAAAATAACTTATAATTTTGTTAATGACTTCATCCCAATTGATATACGCATGCTATCTTGAGCACATTTCATGAGATTTAGATAGAATCGACAAAAATCGTATGAGAACTTTGGCGTTTTGGGTACAATCGACAAAAATCGTCCGAGAACTTTGGCGTTTTTATGGTTCAAACGCACGATATCTCCAAGATAT encodes the following:
- a CDS encoding DUF5780 domain-containing protein, with the translated sequence MNIFKLLIISLLSVVLLYGCSSDINVEEKGKKDSTTKVNGTKKQKVKDEKYSAEKLENKLKENDLIIQNSQYLVQSEDMKSLYPDILSTVVKNKSNKDIKNISIGYVAWDSNGLPVKIKGKIDFSGGAYYRFGNGEGVNIPPGGTFGENRGLELSEDTNINSFKPIIISYEDFEGHKWKNKNLESFRKIYEGKRLKDIPKYEEYIYYKNNQQRR